From Prinia subflava isolate CZ2003 ecotype Zambia chromosome 31, Cam_Psub_1.2, whole genome shotgun sequence, a single genomic window includes:
- the PMVK gene encoding phosphomevalonate kinase: MEGVRRKRECWGKRRAGAEVCWGCRSRHIPGGSRAPSLRCWLCPGGGAVRSGPAGGGAGAGTGAPMAAPRAVLLLSGKRKSGKDFVAEELRSRLGPDVCIILRLSGPLKEQYAKEHGLDFQRLLDASAYKEMFRQDMIRWGEEKRHADPGFFCRAAVEGALQPVWVVSDTRRLSDVEWFRDAYGDVVQTVRVVATEETRKRRNWVFVTGVDDAESECGLDQGVAFDWVITNDGDEVALGKQLEILVQSLHKNL; encoded by the exons ATGGAGGGTGTGAGGAGGAAGCGGGAGTgctgggggaagaggagggcaggggcagaggtCTGCTGGGGGTGCAGGAGCCGCCATATCCCCGGGGGTTCGCGGGCACCCTCGCTGCGGTGCTGGCTGTGCCCGGGAGGGGGCGCCGTGAGGAGCGGTCctgccgggggcggggccggcgcagGGACGGGGGCGCCTATGGCGGCGCCGCGCgcggtgctgctgctgagcggGAAGAGGAAATCGGGGAAGGATTTCGTGGCCGAGGAGCTGCGGAGCCG gctgggtCCCGACGTCTGCATCATTCTGCGCCTCTCTGGGCCCCTCAAGGAGCAGTACGCCAAG GAGCATGGTCTCGACTTTCAGCGACTCCTGGATGCCAGTGCCTACAAGGAGATGTTCCGTCAGGACATGATCCGCTGGGGCGAGGAGAAGCGCCACGCCGACCCTGGCTTCTTCTGCCGGGCAGCAGTGGAAGGGGCACTGCAGCCAGTGTGG GTGGTGAGTGACACACGGCGCCTCTCAGATGTGGAGTGGTTCCGGGACGCCTATGGGGATGTGGTGCAGACTGTGCGGGTGGTGGCTACTGAGGAgacaaggaagaggaggaacTGGGTCTTTGTCACTG GGGTGGATGATGCTGAATCTGAGTGCGGCCTGGACCAGGGAGTGGCCTTTGATTGGGTGATCACCAATGACGGGGATGAGGTGGCCCTGGGTAAGCAGCTGGAGATACTGGTGCAGTCACTCCACAAGAACCTATAG
- the PBXIP1 gene encoding pre-B-cell leukemia transcription factor-interacting protein 1 isoform X3: MAEKFDLRDSESSWVLAGSEGLPIDVVGPEQDSTSHRSDDEEPEEDEGTQGTDTAVTTNGATTFLSQTLCLEGSGQGCLCLQDPEDCEDSRVSAVPALDGSAEPSTLEGNEQEELNAEAEPKPCPDTSQAGPTMEDVCCTSSENNVEGLRWRQGHKPHPGPPTFTPGPPQGTPDTGDDGFSMSKYLLGALALVAVGLLIITGGIYDMADDPVESVGSWNLAAEEQELLLSTDSNDSQQKPPLPDAGGPQSMQSMSQLLDKLAKKNQEIQLMQAELQAHKEDLRALLHRSEGEVAAAGAQQQSLATENAQLRAALEREVTALKEAQAELRRLQATGASGSPREPTAEQPCATGAPVHSRAAVWQRGSLDSLRQQLAATLDRVRGSGDHKGLVEELNTLDQHLAQVLEAEGLGSSSRPWKKPFKVEKESKWHKQHGARGSPQKQEKREHGKPYRKDPRTPREHKPGKTWGKLSHSHTQHDSRELPQLRWHRPPQGCSGVTDCAHREGQEVLGAALEPVQKVQFLQLLESFMGQLGLGRQFGRLAPRLDGAFRADGVFAHDHLRFVDFVDDVEELLEEVALQEWGDKEAVDGFEEYIWRHYSGTSRNVWSQRAPKQHGTRG, encoded by the exons ATGGCGGAGAAATTTGATCTCCGAGATTCAGAGAGcagctgggtgctggcaggcagTGAG GGTCTGCCCATTGACGTGGTGGGTCCAGAGCAGGACTCAACCTCCCACAGGTCTGACGATGAGGAACCGGAGGAGGATGAAGGCACCCAgggcacagacacag CCGTGACCACCAACGGTGCCACTACCTTCCTCAGCCAGACCTTGTGCCTTGAGGGCAGTGGGCAGGGG TGCCTGTGTCTGCAGGACCCAGAGGATTGTGAGGACTCCAGAGTGtcagcagtgcctgccctggatggctctgcagagcccagcacactGGAGGGCAatgagcaggaggagctgaatGCTGAGGCTGAGCCAAAACCCTGCCCTGACACCTCCCAAGCAG GGCCAACAATGGAGGACGTGTGCTGCACAAGCAGTGAAAATAACGTGGAAGGGCTGCGGTGGCGGCAGGGCCACAAGCCCCATCCTGGGCCCCCCACTTTCACGCCTGGCCCACCCCAAGGGACACCAGACACTGGTGATGATGGGTTCAGTATGAGCAAGTACCTGCTGGGTGCCTTGGCGTTGgttgctgtggggctgctgatCATCACTG gTGGTATCTACGACATGGCAGATG ATCCTGTGGAGAGTGTGGGGAGCTGGAACCTGGCTGCTGAGGAACAGGAGTTGCTGCTGTCCACAGACAGCAAT GACTCGCAGCAGAAGCCCCCTCTGCCAGATGCTGGGGGCCCGCAGAGCATGCAGTCCATGAGCCAACTCCTGGACAAGCTGGCCAAAAAGAACCAGGAGATCCAGCTCATGCAGGCAGAGTTACAG gccCACAAGGAAGATCTGCGGGCACTGCTGCACAGGAGTGAGGGTGAGGTGGCGGCAGCcggagcacagcagcagagcctggccacAGAAAACGCACAGCTGCGTGCAGCGCTGGAGCGGGAGGTCACTGCGCTGAAGGAGGCCCAGGCCGAGCTGCGGCGCCTGCAGGCCACAGGGGCAtcaggcagccccagggagccaACAGCAGAGCAGCCGTGTGCCACAGGTGCGCCAgtgcacagcagggctgcagtgtggCAGCGTGGCAGTCTGGATTCATTGCGGCAGCAGCTAGCGGCCACCCTGGACCGTGTGCGGGGCTCTGGGGATCACAAGGGGCTTGTGGAGGAACTAAACACCCTGGACCAGCACCTGGCCCAGGTGCTGGAGGCAGAGGGGTTGGGGTCCTCCTCCAGACCCTGGAAGAAGCCATTCAAGGTGGAGAAGGAGAGCAAGTGGCACAAGCAGCATGGTGCCAGGGGGTCCCCCCAAAAGCAGGAGAAGAGAGAGCATGGCAAACCCTACAGGAAGGATCCCCGAACCCCCCGTGAACACAAGCCAGGCAAAACCTGGGGGAAGCTGTCTCACAGCCACACCCAGCACGATTCCCGTGAGTTGCCCCAGCTCAGGTGGCACCGGCCACCACAGGGCTGTTCTGGGGTGACTGACTGTGCCCACAGGGAGGGCCAGGAAGTGCTTGGTGCTGCACTGGAGCCGGTGCAGAAGGTGCAGTTCCTGCAACTGCTGGAGAGCTTCATGGGGCAGCTAGGCTTGGGGAGACAATTCGGGAGGCTGGCACCACGGCTTGATGGGGCCTTTAGGGCTGACGGTGTCTTTGCCCATGACCACCTACGGTTTGTCGATTTTGTGGATGACGTGGAGGAGCTGCTCGAGGAGGTGGCATTGCAGGAGTGGGGTGACAAGGAGGCGGTTGATGGCTTTGAGGAGTACATATGGCGGCACTACAGTGG CACCTCCAGGAACGTGTGGAGCCAGAGAGCCCCAAAGCAGCATGGGACGCGTGGGTAG
- the PBXIP1 gene encoding pre-B-cell leukemia transcription factor-interacting protein 1 isoform X1 — MVSVPLPTPGPSVLVNRNGNFCTVVIKLLNARVGVCPREVSGSVGVWLVPGTGAPWGGAFGGGGASPAVPAPALPIAGCDWLLSSRARPVSGAGAAPGKRSRQDAAGAAVTTNGATTFLSQTLCLEGSGQGCLCLQDPEDCEDSRVSAVPALDGSAEPSTLEGNEQEELNAEAEPKPCPDTSQAGPTMEDVCCTSSENNVEGLRWRQGHKPHPGPPTFTPGPPQGTPDTGDDGFSMSKYLLGALALVAVGLLIITGGIYDMADDPVESVGSWNLAAEEQELLLSTDSNDSQQKPPLPDAGGPQSMQSMSQLLDKLAKKNQEIQLMQAELQAHKEDLRALLHRSEGEVAAAGAQQQSLATENAQLRAALEREVTALKEAQAELRRLQATGASGSPREPTAEQPCATGAPVHSRAAVWQRGSLDSLRQQLAATLDRVRGSGDHKGLVEELNTLDQHLAQVLEAEGLGSSSRPWKKPFKVEKESKWHKQHGARGSPQKQEKREHGKPYRKDPRTPREHKPGKTWGKLSHSHTQHDSRELPQLRWHRPPQGCSGVTDCAHREGQEVLGAALEPVQKVQFLQLLESFMGQLGLGRQFGRLAPRLDGAFRADGVFAHDHLRFVDFVDDVEELLEEVALQEWGDKEAVDGFEEYIWRHYSGTSRNVWSQRAPKQHGTRG; from the exons ATGGTCTCGGTACCGCTCCCCACCCCAGGTCCGTCCGTTTTAGTCAATCGTAATGGAAATTTTTGTACCGTCGTTATAAAGCTCTTAAACGCGCGTGTCGGTGTCTGTCCGAGGGAGGTGTCCGGGAGTGTCGGTGTCTGGCTGGTACCGGGAACGGGGGCGCCGTGGGGCGGAGCGTTCGGTGGGGGCGGGGCCTCGCCAGCTGTTCCCGCCCCCGCGCTCCCCATTGCGGGCTGCGATTGGCTGTTGTCGTCACGTGCGCGCCCCGTCTCgggggccggggcagccccggggaaGAGGTCCCGGCAGGACGCGGCGGGTGCAG CCGTGACCACCAACGGTGCCACTACCTTCCTCAGCCAGACCTTGTGCCTTGAGGGCAGTGGGCAGGGG TGCCTGTGTCTGCAGGACCCAGAGGATTGTGAGGACTCCAGAGTGtcagcagtgcctgccctggatggctctgcagagcccagcacactGGAGGGCAatgagcaggaggagctgaatGCTGAGGCTGAGCCAAAACCCTGCCCTGACACCTCCCAAGCAG GGCCAACAATGGAGGACGTGTGCTGCACAAGCAGTGAAAATAACGTGGAAGGGCTGCGGTGGCGGCAGGGCCACAAGCCCCATCCTGGGCCCCCCACTTTCACGCCTGGCCCACCCCAAGGGACACCAGACACTGGTGATGATGGGTTCAGTATGAGCAAGTACCTGCTGGGTGCCTTGGCGTTGgttgctgtggggctgctgatCATCACTG gTGGTATCTACGACATGGCAGATG ATCCTGTGGAGAGTGTGGGGAGCTGGAACCTGGCTGCTGAGGAACAGGAGTTGCTGCTGTCCACAGACAGCAAT GACTCGCAGCAGAAGCCCCCTCTGCCAGATGCTGGGGGCCCGCAGAGCATGCAGTCCATGAGCCAACTCCTGGACAAGCTGGCCAAAAAGAACCAGGAGATCCAGCTCATGCAGGCAGAGTTACAG gccCACAAGGAAGATCTGCGGGCACTGCTGCACAGGAGTGAGGGTGAGGTGGCGGCAGCcggagcacagcagcagagcctggccacAGAAAACGCACAGCTGCGTGCAGCGCTGGAGCGGGAGGTCACTGCGCTGAAGGAGGCCCAGGCCGAGCTGCGGCGCCTGCAGGCCACAGGGGCAtcaggcagccccagggagccaACAGCAGAGCAGCCGTGTGCCACAGGTGCGCCAgtgcacagcagggctgcagtgtggCAGCGTGGCAGTCTGGATTCATTGCGGCAGCAGCTAGCGGCCACCCTGGACCGTGTGCGGGGCTCTGGGGATCACAAGGGGCTTGTGGAGGAACTAAACACCCTGGACCAGCACCTGGCCCAGGTGCTGGAGGCAGAGGGGTTGGGGTCCTCCTCCAGACCCTGGAAGAAGCCATTCAAGGTGGAGAAGGAGAGCAAGTGGCACAAGCAGCATGGTGCCAGGGGGTCCCCCCAAAAGCAGGAGAAGAGAGAGCATGGCAAACCCTACAGGAAGGATCCCCGAACCCCCCGTGAACACAAGCCAGGCAAAACCTGGGGGAAGCTGTCTCACAGCCACACCCAGCACGATTCCCGTGAGTTGCCCCAGCTCAGGTGGCACCGGCCACCACAGGGCTGTTCTGGGGTGACTGACTGTGCCCACAGGGAGGGCCAGGAAGTGCTTGGTGCTGCACTGGAGCCGGTGCAGAAGGTGCAGTTCCTGCAACTGCTGGAGAGCTTCATGGGGCAGCTAGGCTTGGGGAGACAATTCGGGAGGCTGGCACCACGGCTTGATGGGGCCTTTAGGGCTGACGGTGTCTTTGCCCATGACCACCTACGGTTTGTCGATTTTGTGGATGACGTGGAGGAGCTGCTCGAGGAGGTGGCATTGCAGGAGTGGGGTGACAAGGAGGCGGTTGATGGCTTTGAGGAGTACATATGGCGGCACTACAGTGG CACCTCCAGGAACGTGTGGAGCCAGAGAGCCCCAAAGCAGCATGGGACGCGTGGGTAG
- the PBXIP1 gene encoding pre-B-cell leukemia transcription factor-interacting protein 1 isoform X4 codes for MAEKFDLRDSESSWVLAGSEGLPIDVVGPEQDSTSHRSDDEEPEEDEGTQGTDTAVTTNGATTFLSQTLCLEGSGQGDPEDCEDSRVSAVPALDGSAEPSTLEGNEQEELNAEAEPKPCPDTSQAGPTMEDVCCTSSENNVEGLRWRQGHKPHPGPPTFTPGPPQGTPDTGDDGFSMSKYLLGALALVAVGLLIITGGIYDMADDPVESVGSWNLAAEEQELLLSTDSNDSQQKPPLPDAGGPQSMQSMSQLLDKLAKKNQEIQLMQAELQAHKEDLRALLHRSEGEVAAAGAQQQSLATENAQLRAALEREVTALKEAQAELRRLQATGASGSPREPTAEQPCATGAPVHSRAAVWQRGSLDSLRQQLAATLDRVRGSGDHKGLVEELNTLDQHLAQVLEAEGLGSSSRPWKKPFKVEKESKWHKQHGARGSPQKQEKREHGKPYRKDPRTPREHKPGKTWGKLSHSHTQHDSRELPQLRWHRPPQGCSGVTDCAHREGQEVLGAALEPVQKVQFLQLLESFMGQLGLGRQFGRLAPRLDGAFRADGVFAHDHLRFVDFVDDVEELLEEVALQEWGDKEAVDGFEEYIWRHYSGTSRNVWSQRAPKQHGTRG; via the exons ATGGCGGAGAAATTTGATCTCCGAGATTCAGAGAGcagctgggtgctggcaggcagTGAG GGTCTGCCCATTGACGTGGTGGGTCCAGAGCAGGACTCAACCTCCCACAGGTCTGACGATGAGGAACCGGAGGAGGATGAAGGCACCCAgggcacagacacag CCGTGACCACCAACGGTGCCACTACCTTCCTCAGCCAGACCTTGTGCCTTGAGGGCAGTGGGCAGGGG GACCCAGAGGATTGTGAGGACTCCAGAGTGtcagcagtgcctgccctggatggctctgcagagcccagcacactGGAGGGCAatgagcaggaggagctgaatGCTGAGGCTGAGCCAAAACCCTGCCCTGACACCTCCCAAGCAG GGCCAACAATGGAGGACGTGTGCTGCACAAGCAGTGAAAATAACGTGGAAGGGCTGCGGTGGCGGCAGGGCCACAAGCCCCATCCTGGGCCCCCCACTTTCACGCCTGGCCCACCCCAAGGGACACCAGACACTGGTGATGATGGGTTCAGTATGAGCAAGTACCTGCTGGGTGCCTTGGCGTTGgttgctgtggggctgctgatCATCACTG gTGGTATCTACGACATGGCAGATG ATCCTGTGGAGAGTGTGGGGAGCTGGAACCTGGCTGCTGAGGAACAGGAGTTGCTGCTGTCCACAGACAGCAAT GACTCGCAGCAGAAGCCCCCTCTGCCAGATGCTGGGGGCCCGCAGAGCATGCAGTCCATGAGCCAACTCCTGGACAAGCTGGCCAAAAAGAACCAGGAGATCCAGCTCATGCAGGCAGAGTTACAG gccCACAAGGAAGATCTGCGGGCACTGCTGCACAGGAGTGAGGGTGAGGTGGCGGCAGCcggagcacagcagcagagcctggccacAGAAAACGCACAGCTGCGTGCAGCGCTGGAGCGGGAGGTCACTGCGCTGAAGGAGGCCCAGGCCGAGCTGCGGCGCCTGCAGGCCACAGGGGCAtcaggcagccccagggagccaACAGCAGAGCAGCCGTGTGCCACAGGTGCGCCAgtgcacagcagggctgcagtgtggCAGCGTGGCAGTCTGGATTCATTGCGGCAGCAGCTAGCGGCCACCCTGGACCGTGTGCGGGGCTCTGGGGATCACAAGGGGCTTGTGGAGGAACTAAACACCCTGGACCAGCACCTGGCCCAGGTGCTGGAGGCAGAGGGGTTGGGGTCCTCCTCCAGACCCTGGAAGAAGCCATTCAAGGTGGAGAAGGAGAGCAAGTGGCACAAGCAGCATGGTGCCAGGGGGTCCCCCCAAAAGCAGGAGAAGAGAGAGCATGGCAAACCCTACAGGAAGGATCCCCGAACCCCCCGTGAACACAAGCCAGGCAAAACCTGGGGGAAGCTGTCTCACAGCCACACCCAGCACGATTCCCGTGAGTTGCCCCAGCTCAGGTGGCACCGGCCACCACAGGGCTGTTCTGGGGTGACTGACTGTGCCCACAGGGAGGGCCAGGAAGTGCTTGGTGCTGCACTGGAGCCGGTGCAGAAGGTGCAGTTCCTGCAACTGCTGGAGAGCTTCATGGGGCAGCTAGGCTTGGGGAGACAATTCGGGAGGCTGGCACCACGGCTTGATGGGGCCTTTAGGGCTGACGGTGTCTTTGCCCATGACCACCTACGGTTTGTCGATTTTGTGGATGACGTGGAGGAGCTGCTCGAGGAGGTGGCATTGCAGGAGTGGGGTGACAAGGAGGCGGTTGATGGCTTTGAGGAGTACATATGGCGGCACTACAGTGG CACCTCCAGGAACGTGTGGAGCCAGAGAGCCCCAAAGCAGCATGGGACGCGTGGGTAG
- the PBXIP1 gene encoding pre-B-cell leukemia transcription factor-interacting protein 1 isoform X2 produces the protein MVSVPLPTPGPSVLVNRNGNFCTVVIKLLNARVGVCPREVSGSVGVWLVPGTGAPWGGAFGGGGASPAVPAPALPIAGCDWLLSSRARPVSGAGAAPGKRSRQDAAGAAVTTNGATTFLSQTLCLEGSGQGDPEDCEDSRVSAVPALDGSAEPSTLEGNEQEELNAEAEPKPCPDTSQAGPTMEDVCCTSSENNVEGLRWRQGHKPHPGPPTFTPGPPQGTPDTGDDGFSMSKYLLGALALVAVGLLIITGGIYDMADDPVESVGSWNLAAEEQELLLSTDSNDSQQKPPLPDAGGPQSMQSMSQLLDKLAKKNQEIQLMQAELQAHKEDLRALLHRSEGEVAAAGAQQQSLATENAQLRAALEREVTALKEAQAELRRLQATGASGSPREPTAEQPCATGAPVHSRAAVWQRGSLDSLRQQLAATLDRVRGSGDHKGLVEELNTLDQHLAQVLEAEGLGSSSRPWKKPFKVEKESKWHKQHGARGSPQKQEKREHGKPYRKDPRTPREHKPGKTWGKLSHSHTQHDSRELPQLRWHRPPQGCSGVTDCAHREGQEVLGAALEPVQKVQFLQLLESFMGQLGLGRQFGRLAPRLDGAFRADGVFAHDHLRFVDFVDDVEELLEEVALQEWGDKEAVDGFEEYIWRHYSGTSRNVWSQRAPKQHGTRG, from the exons ATGGTCTCGGTACCGCTCCCCACCCCAGGTCCGTCCGTTTTAGTCAATCGTAATGGAAATTTTTGTACCGTCGTTATAAAGCTCTTAAACGCGCGTGTCGGTGTCTGTCCGAGGGAGGTGTCCGGGAGTGTCGGTGTCTGGCTGGTACCGGGAACGGGGGCGCCGTGGGGCGGAGCGTTCGGTGGGGGCGGGGCCTCGCCAGCTGTTCCCGCCCCCGCGCTCCCCATTGCGGGCTGCGATTGGCTGTTGTCGTCACGTGCGCGCCCCGTCTCgggggccggggcagccccggggaaGAGGTCCCGGCAGGACGCGGCGGGTGCAG CCGTGACCACCAACGGTGCCACTACCTTCCTCAGCCAGACCTTGTGCCTTGAGGGCAGTGGGCAGGGG GACCCAGAGGATTGTGAGGACTCCAGAGTGtcagcagtgcctgccctggatggctctgcagagcccagcacactGGAGGGCAatgagcaggaggagctgaatGCTGAGGCTGAGCCAAAACCCTGCCCTGACACCTCCCAAGCAG GGCCAACAATGGAGGACGTGTGCTGCACAAGCAGTGAAAATAACGTGGAAGGGCTGCGGTGGCGGCAGGGCCACAAGCCCCATCCTGGGCCCCCCACTTTCACGCCTGGCCCACCCCAAGGGACACCAGACACTGGTGATGATGGGTTCAGTATGAGCAAGTACCTGCTGGGTGCCTTGGCGTTGgttgctgtggggctgctgatCATCACTG gTGGTATCTACGACATGGCAGATG ATCCTGTGGAGAGTGTGGGGAGCTGGAACCTGGCTGCTGAGGAACAGGAGTTGCTGCTGTCCACAGACAGCAAT GACTCGCAGCAGAAGCCCCCTCTGCCAGATGCTGGGGGCCCGCAGAGCATGCAGTCCATGAGCCAACTCCTGGACAAGCTGGCCAAAAAGAACCAGGAGATCCAGCTCATGCAGGCAGAGTTACAG gccCACAAGGAAGATCTGCGGGCACTGCTGCACAGGAGTGAGGGTGAGGTGGCGGCAGCcggagcacagcagcagagcctggccacAGAAAACGCACAGCTGCGTGCAGCGCTGGAGCGGGAGGTCACTGCGCTGAAGGAGGCCCAGGCCGAGCTGCGGCGCCTGCAGGCCACAGGGGCAtcaggcagccccagggagccaACAGCAGAGCAGCCGTGTGCCACAGGTGCGCCAgtgcacagcagggctgcagtgtggCAGCGTGGCAGTCTGGATTCATTGCGGCAGCAGCTAGCGGCCACCCTGGACCGTGTGCGGGGCTCTGGGGATCACAAGGGGCTTGTGGAGGAACTAAACACCCTGGACCAGCACCTGGCCCAGGTGCTGGAGGCAGAGGGGTTGGGGTCCTCCTCCAGACCCTGGAAGAAGCCATTCAAGGTGGAGAAGGAGAGCAAGTGGCACAAGCAGCATGGTGCCAGGGGGTCCCCCCAAAAGCAGGAGAAGAGAGAGCATGGCAAACCCTACAGGAAGGATCCCCGAACCCCCCGTGAACACAAGCCAGGCAAAACCTGGGGGAAGCTGTCTCACAGCCACACCCAGCACGATTCCCGTGAGTTGCCCCAGCTCAGGTGGCACCGGCCACCACAGGGCTGTTCTGGGGTGACTGACTGTGCCCACAGGGAGGGCCAGGAAGTGCTTGGTGCTGCACTGGAGCCGGTGCAGAAGGTGCAGTTCCTGCAACTGCTGGAGAGCTTCATGGGGCAGCTAGGCTTGGGGAGACAATTCGGGAGGCTGGCACCACGGCTTGATGGGGCCTTTAGGGCTGACGGTGTCTTTGCCCATGACCACCTACGGTTTGTCGATTTTGTGGATGACGTGGAGGAGCTGCTCGAGGAGGTGGCATTGCAGGAGTGGGGTGACAAGGAGGCGGTTGATGGCTTTGAGGAGTACATATGGCGGCACTACAGTGG CACCTCCAGGAACGTGTGGAGCCAGAGAGCCCCAAAGCAGCATGGGACGCGTGGGTAG